The genomic window CTTCCACACATCGCGTGAAAGCAGCAGCACGCACACCGCCGTAACCGCCGCCGTAACGATGACCGTTTCCCAAGTTGCTTTGTTCAAACTGCCAAACAGCCAGAACAGAATCTGCTGCGAAATCTCAGGCGCGGCGATAAACTGAATCAGCGACAGAATCGACTGAAACAGAAACAAAAGCGCAATCCCAACCAGCACCAGCATCGCCGAATTGAAGCGGCGCGCCGAGGCAAACAAAAACAAGATGCCCGAAGCCAGCATGGTCATCACAAACGCGCCGATGGGAACGGCGACCGTTTCAGGCAGCCCGAAACCGCCGAACGCAATCACCACCGACGCGCCCAAACCTGCCGCCGCCGCCAAACCCAGCGTATAAGGGCTGGCCATCGGATTGTTCAACAGCGTCTGAATCTCCGCCCCGCCGACACCCAAAGCTGCACCGACCACCAGCGCCATCACCGCAATCGGCAGGCGCAAATCCATCACAATCAGGCGGTTCATTTCATCGACTTCGGGTTTGCCCAGCAAAACATTGACCACTTCGCCGACAGGCAGCGTGTCCGTCATCGCCGGGCCGGTGGCGATGTCGAATAGAAAACTGACCGATGCGATGATTAAAAACATCAAAACAATCAACCAACGCTTGCCTTCCAACTTGCGCTGGTTTTTCACAATCTCGGCGACAACCGAATCATTCATTTTTCAAACCTTTGAAATTAAGGAACAAGGCCGGACATCCATGCCCGACAATCTCTTTTGTCTGTATCCGTTTTGAAGGGTGATTTTTTGAAAATCGGGATAACGGCGTTCCAAACGGCTTTACCCTCTCCCTAGCCCTCTCCCATGGGGAGAGGGAATCGGATAACTGAAATTCAACTATTGTTGCGATTCCCTGCAATTTGTTCCCTCTCCCCGTGGGAGAGGGCTAGGGAGAGGGCAAAATAGTCAAACCCACCTGAAGCTCTCTGTTCGGCACGATAGGAAGTCGTAGCGTGGGCTTTGCCCACGAAAA from Neisseria sp. DTU_2020_1000833_1_SI_GRL_NUU_006 includes these protein-coding regions:
- a CDS encoding iron ABC transporter permease gives rise to the protein MNDSVVAEIVKNQRKLEGKRWLIVLMFLIIASVSFLFDIATGPAMTDTLPVGEVVNVLLGKPEVDEMNRLIVMDLRLPIAVMALVVGAALGVGGAEIQTLLNNPMASPYTLGLAAAAGLGASVVIAFGGFGLPETVAVPIGAFVMTMLASGILFLFASARRFNSAMLVLVGIALLFLFQSILSLIQFIAAPEISQQILFWLFGSLNKATWETVIVTAAVTAVCVLLLSRDVWKLTALRLGEERAVGLGINLQLLRLKTLVLVAVMTATAISFVGVIGFIGLVAPHVARILLGEDQRFFLPGAMLTGAAFLSVASVLSKVIIPGALFPVGIVTAFVGVPFFFWIVLSKR